Proteins encoded together in one Anoxybacillus flavithermus window:
- the pulA gene encoding type I pullulanase, producing MMTKQHSFEAYLDELTLITILVPNDVVHERAPIFFLCDEEQTAYRLTVRSSEKQHSFTKYECLVPFIVPLGKRYVVYTEEGWQTPLLVGAVMRTKAFDDLYAYDGNDLGATYKPEKTTFKVWAPTATNVLLKLIHPKTKEETTYAMVREQKGIWTYTVYENIEYFLYTYKTYINFVWREAVDPYAKTVSVNGTYGVVVDLSKTNIQKPTMPPFISMTDAIIYEMHVRDFTIHPKSGVEHKGKYLGLTERDTLGPNGTVTGLSYVKQHGVTHVQLMPVQDFEGVDELEPFEYNWGYNTVHYNAPEGSYATDPTDPYARIIELKQAIRAFQQEGIRVILDVVYNHVYIRETSSFEQLVPGYYFRYESNGYPSNGTGVGNDLASERKMVRKFIVDSVTYWLSEYGVDGFRFDLMGILDIDTMNDVRRAIDAIDPTVLVLGEGWELATPLPQEKKTTIANARHTPRIAYFNDHFRDYVKGSTFQVHDRGFALGDCSYKEAVMEVIRGSIHLFFSPRQSVNYVECHDNHTLWDKMMIANSHESEYIRRKRQKLATAIVLLSQGIPFLHSGQEFYRTKQGIENSYNAPDEVNRIDWERKSEWEEDIREITALIALRKKHAAFRFFTADQVRRHIKFYDTHPSVIAYQLVDVGVYGPWEQIIVVHHNEEKKTTLPLSEGKWKVVFSSNREEVEKKCECFIEINGIGTWVLIEC from the coding sequence TTACAAAATATGAGTGTCTCGTTCCTTTTATCGTTCCATTAGGGAAACGATATGTCGTTTATACAGAAGAAGGATGGCAAACACCTTTACTGGTAGGGGCGGTGATGCGAACAAAAGCGTTTGACGATTTATACGCATATGACGGAAATGATCTTGGTGCAACGTACAAGCCAGAGAAAACGACGTTTAAAGTGTGGGCGCCGACGGCAACAAACGTGTTATTAAAGCTTATTCATCCGAAGACGAAAGAAGAAACGACTTATGCCATGGTGCGCGAACAAAAAGGAATATGGACATATACCGTTTATGAAAATATAGAATATTTTTTGTATACGTATAAGACATATATCAATTTTGTTTGGCGGGAAGCGGTGGATCCTTATGCAAAAACCGTTTCAGTTAACGGCACATACGGTGTTGTTGTTGACCTTTCGAAGACAAACATACAAAAACCAACGATGCCTCCGTTTATTTCTATGACGGATGCGATCATTTATGAAATGCATGTTCGTGATTTTACGATCCATCCTAAAAGTGGCGTGGAACATAAAGGGAAATATCTCGGTTTAACGGAGCGGGACACATTAGGACCAAACGGAACGGTGACAGGTCTTTCGTACGTGAAACAGCACGGTGTGACACATGTTCAACTTATGCCTGTGCAAGATTTCGAAGGGGTGGATGAGCTCGAGCCATTTGAATACAACTGGGGATATAACACGGTGCACTACAATGCTCCAGAAGGAAGTTATGCAACGGATCCAACCGATCCATATGCGCGTATCATCGAACTAAAACAGGCGATTCGTGCGTTTCAACAAGAAGGCATTCGCGTCATTTTAGATGTCGTCTATAATCACGTATATATTCGAGAAACATCATCGTTTGAACAGCTTGTACCGGGTTATTATTTCCGATACGAATCAAACGGTTATCCATCGAATGGAACAGGAGTTGGGAATGATTTAGCATCTGAGCGGAAAATGGTACGAAAATTTATCGTTGATTCGGTGACATATTGGCTAAGTGAATACGGCGTCGATGGATTTCGTTTCGATTTAATGGGCATTTTAGATATCGACACGATGAATGACGTCCGCCGAGCTATCGATGCAATCGATCCGACAGTTCTTGTTCTTGGAGAGGGATGGGAGTTAGCTACCCCATTGCCTCAAGAAAAAAAGACAACGATTGCAAACGCAAGACACACACCGCGCATCGCTTATTTTAATGATCATTTTCGCGACTATGTTAAAGGTAGCACATTCCAAGTGCACGATCGAGGATTTGCGTTAGGTGATTGTTCATATAAGGAAGCGGTAATGGAAGTTATTCGAGGAAGCATTCATCTATTTTTTTCGCCAAGGCAAAGTGTCAATTATGTTGAATGTCACGATAACCATACATTATGGGATAAAATGATGATTGCCAATTCGCATGAGAGCGAATATATTCGTCGGAAGCGCCAAAAGCTAGCGACCGCGATCGTTTTATTATCCCAAGGTATTCCATTTTTGCATAGCGGTCAAGAGTTTTATCGAACGAAACAAGGAATTGAAAACAGCTATAACGCTCCTGATGAAGTGAATCGAATCGATTGGGAGCGGAAAAGTGAATGGGAAGAAGATATTCGAGAGATAACGGCTCTTATTGCGCTTCGTAAAAAACATGCTGCGTTTCGTTTTTTTACTGCCGATCAAGTTCGGCGTCATATCAAGTTTTATGATACCCATCCATCTGTGATCGCCTATCAGCTTGTTGATGTGGGTGTGTATGGTCCATGGGAACAAATTATTGTCGTGCATCATAATGAGGAGAAAAAAACGACATTACCTCTTTCTGAAGGAAAATGGAAAGTCGTTTTCAGCTCAAATCGGGAAGAAGTAGAGAAAAAGTGCGAATGCTTTATTGAAATTAATGGAATCGGGACGTGGGTATTAATTGAATGTTGA